The Klebsiella quasivariicola region CGCGCCGATAACCGTGTCGACCTCAACGTCCTGCCCTCAGCGGTGATGATCTACGATGATCGCGAACGACTGCAGGCCTGGAATGATAAGGTGACGCTGTTTTATCCAACGATCGCGCCCTGGCTCGCCGTCGGCGCTCCCCTGGAGAGCCTGGCGGAGAAGTTCATTGATGCCGGGTATAACATCGACCCTGGCCGGCAACAGACGCTACGCGAGACGATTATCCGCAACTGCCGCCAGGCGAACCATTGCGAAGTCAGGCAATCGGGAAAACGTCGGCTGTACGTCCAGCATCAGCGGCTGGGGGATGGTGGAATTGTCAGTCTGCATACCGACATCACCGAGCTTGACGACGCCCGACGCGCACGTCACCAGCTTCACGACGATTTTTTATTCACTGCGGAGTCGATCCAGATTGGTATCTGGGACTGGCAGGTCTCCCACGACAATCTCCAGGTGAATGACACCCTGCTGGCGATGGTCGGCCAGTCGCGGACACAGTGGCGCTATCCGCTGCGTTTTATGCTCAATCTGGTCCACGAGGACGATCGCACTACCCTGCAACAGGCGATGATCGCCTCGCAAAACGAGCATATGCCGGTTTTTGAATGTGAACTTCGCGTCCAGCACCCGACGCAGGGCTGGCGCTGGATGCTGCTCTCCGGGCAAATCGTCACCCTCAATATGCAGCAACAGGCAGAGCGAGTGATCGGGACGTTGCAGGATATTACCCGGCGCAAAGCCGCAGAGCTGCTGGCCATTGAGGCGGCGAAGGAGGCCCGCGAGGCAAACGAGGCCAAAAGCGCCTTCCTCGCCAATATGAGCCACGAAATCCGCACCCCGATGAACGGCATTCTCGGCATGACGCAGCTGTGCCTCGACACGCCGCTGACCGCGGAGCAACGGGAGTACCTTTCGCTGGTGATGAGCTCAGCCCAGTCGCTGCTGCACATTATTAACGACATTCTTGATTTCTCACGCATTGAGTCGGGCAAGATGCAGGTGGACGAAGAGCCGCTGGAGATCCGCCCCTTTATTCAGTCGCTGATCCGCCCGCATATGCCCGCCGCCAGCGAAAAGGGTATTGAGCTGCTGGTGGATATCTCCCCTGCGGTACCGGAGGTGCTGATCGTCGATGGCCCCCGGCTGCGGCAAATCCTGACTAACCTGTTGGGTAATGCGCTGAAGTTCACTCATCAGGGGGAGGTTCTGCTGGCGATAGCGCCGGCCGACGACGAAAGCCGCTGGCGCTTTCGCATTCGCGATACCGGGATCGGCATCGCCCCGGAGAAGCAAAAGGCGATCTTCGAAGCCTTCAGCCAGGCCGATAGCTCTACCACCCGCCGCTACGGCGGCACCGGGCTGGGGTTAACCATTTCAGCCCGCCTGGTCAGCCTGATGGGCGGCGAGCTGATGGTGGAGAGCCAGCCCGGGGCGGGCAGCGAATTTGCCTTCACCCTGCCGCTGGCAGGTCTGCACACCGCCTCCGCTAACGC contains the following coding sequences:
- a CDS encoding response regulator, with protein sequence MRADNRVDLNVLPSAVMIYDDRERLQAWNDKVTLFYPTIAPWLAVGAPLESLAEKFIDAGYNIDPGRQQTLRETIIRNCRQANHCEVRQSGKRRLYVQHQRLGDGGIVSLHTDITELDDARRARHQLHDDFLFTAESIQIGIWDWQVSHDNLQVNDTLLAMVGQSRTQWRYPLRFMLNLVHEDDRTTLQQAMIASQNEHMPVFECELRVQHPTQGWRWMLLSGQIVTLNMQQQAERVIGTLQDITRRKAAELLAIEAAKEAREANEAKSAFLANMSHEIRTPMNGILGMTQLCLDTPLTAEQREYLSLVMSSAQSLLHIINDILDFSRIESGKMQVDEEPLEIRPFIQSLIRPHMPAASEKGIELLVDISPAVPEVLIVDGPRLRQILTNLLGNALKFTHQGEVLLAIAPADDESRWRFRIRDTGIGIAPEKQKAIFEAFSQADSSTTRRYGGTGLGLTISARLVSLMGGELMVESQPGAGSEFAFTLPLAGLHTASANAPPGRFNNERVLVVDDNSTNLRLLDTMLRQMGLIPTCVDNAGEALRRAAEGPPWPLILLDAQMPDMDGVSLALELSALPEARQSQIIMLSSMSRHFDANMLKRIGIAHYLHKPVAQRELHQVIAGILVPTPVATTTPAPVAAPVRAQAGLHILLTEDNLVNQKVARRLLEQLGHRCEVVNNGREALERWRAACWDLLLIDLQMPEMDGETAIRLLREETLARGREHQPAMAMTAHAMQGDRERCLAMGFDGYIAKPVSQEALREAIALVGAAEDCGLEEGEGLPDEAHLLKQCADDPELVEELLGLFAEGLDAAVIALTHAIDANDRETLRRTAHKLRGEAVTLGFQRLAGVLQQLESQATSPDQTVSDALRDALAEAITGCHLWLRRRAQAASR